A stretch of Desulfobacter hydrogenophilus DNA encodes these proteins:
- a CDS encoding sensor histidine kinase, protein MAQETKNTEKKTKGTGPGTKLLVGEFLNYKRIWLISFVLTAAFAIIPVIFFAVLDYNLTRRALENDAEARAARLASNTWRSISFFLDERKNALSYVVRSNSLAQLEDTQQLTKTLNFLHQSFGGFTDIGIIDATGVQNAYAGPHGLAGKNYKDQQWFKDTMDHGISVSDVFLGFRNVPHISIALRHTTPDNSYVIIRATIEHQLPKIISEVKTSGNGDAFLINAQGVLQTPSHHFGAVLEKANIALPLATDQTRTMPITLEDGQNLISAFRHIPNTPFILVVLKSKQVIMSPWQDSQATVIKYLGISISVVLLWIGAVTAYFVRRLKYLDIKRSKYFHMAEYENKMASIGRLAAGVAHEINNPLAIINEKAGLIKDLAHFKQELKNEPRLLETVDIILASVKRCSRITRQLLSFGRQTQTTAVPLTLKSVLDEVLVFLVKEAQLKNIFIEIDVPDTLPQVVGNRGKLQQVLLNIVNNAFAAMPRDGRLSIKAEETDDAFVRLDISDSGCGISPENLKHIFEPFFSTKTNQGGTGLGLSITYGLVQEIGGRIKVESKVNEGTTFIVSLPTTTQKEE, encoded by the coding sequence ATGGCCCAGGAAACTAAGAATACGGAAAAAAAAACAAAGGGCACAGGCCCAGGCACAAAACTGCTTGTAGGAGAATTTCTTAATTACAAACGGATATGGCTGATCTCCTTTGTACTGACAGCCGCATTTGCCATTATTCCTGTTATCTTTTTTGCCGTCCTGGATTACAACCTGACCCGGCGAGCTCTGGAAAATGATGCCGAGGCCCGGGCTGCCCGCCTGGCATCAAACACCTGGCGTTCAATTTCCTTTTTTTTAGATGAACGTAAAAATGCATTGAGCTACGTGGTGCGATCCAATTCGTTGGCACAGCTTGAGGACACACAGCAACTAACAAAGACTTTAAATTTTTTACACCAAAGCTTTGGGGGCTTTACGGACATCGGCATTATTGACGCCACCGGCGTTCAAAATGCCTATGCCGGCCCCCATGGGCTTGCAGGCAAAAACTACAAGGATCAGCAATGGTTCAAGGACACCATGGACCATGGGATTTCTGTCAGTGATGTATTCTTAGGGTTCAGAAACGTTCCCCATATTTCCATTGCCCTGCGTCATACGACCCCGGACAACAGCTATGTCATTATCCGGGCCACCATCGAGCACCAGCTGCCCAAAATTATATCCGAAGTTAAAACATCGGGGAACGGGGATGCATTTTTGATCAATGCCCAGGGCGTGCTTCAAACACCGTCCCACCATTTCGGGGCTGTGCTTGAAAAAGCAAACATTGCGTTACCCCTGGCCACGGACCAAACCCGTACCATGCCCATTACATTAGAAGATGGACAGAATTTGATCTCGGCATTCAGGCACATACCCAATACACCGTTTATTCTGGTGGTGCTTAAATCCAAACAGGTGATCATGTCCCCTTGGCAGGACAGCCAGGCGACAGTGATCAAGTACTTGGGCATAAGCATATCTGTGGTTCTTTTATGGATTGGGGCTGTAACTGCTTATTTTGTGCGGCGTTTGAAATATTTAGACATTAAACGTTCCAAATATTTTCATATGGCTGAATATGAAAACAAGATGGCGTCCATTGGCCGGCTTGCCGCAGGTGTGGCCCATGAGATCAACAATCCTTTGGCCATTATCAATGAAAAGGCAGGGCTTATAAAGGATCTTGCCCATTTTAAGCAGGAACTGAAAAATGAGCCAAGACTGCTTGAAACCGTGGATATTATTTTAGCCTCGGTGAAACGGTGCAGCAGGATCACACGCCAACTGCTCAGTTTTGGCCGCCAGACCCAGACCACTGCCGTGCCTTTAACCCTTAAATCCGTTCTTGATGAAGTGCTGGTGTTTCTGGTAAAAGAGGCACAGTTAAAAAATATCTTTATTGAGATAGATGTGCCTGATACCTTGCCCCAGGTCGTCGGCAACCGGGGTAAGCTGCAGCAGGTTCTTTTAAATATAGTAAATAACGCATTTGCTGCCATGCCCCGAGACGGCAGGCTTTCCATCAAGGCAGAAGAAACGGACGACGCATTTGTTCGACTTGATATAAGCGATAGTGGATGTGGTATTTCCCCTGAAAATCTTAAACATATTTTTGAACCGTTTTTTTCAACAAAGACCAATCAGGGCGGTACCGGGTTAGGGCTTTCCATCACCTATGGCCTTGTCCAGGAGATAGGTGGGCGAATTAAAGTAGAAAGCAAGGTTAATGAGGGCACAACATTTATTGTATCTCTGCCCACAACAACACAGAAAGAAGAGTGA
- a CDS encoding response regulator gives MQILLVDDEKELVSTLAERLGYRGIDAHWAVTPNDAISMLSNQNYDIAVLDVQMPEMNGFELKEQMEAICPELKFIFMTGHGSEECYYEGCSQTGEAFYLVKPVEIDSLIEKLNQIMLDGGKN, from the coding sequence ATGCAGATACTTCTGGTCGATGATGAGAAGGAACTGGTCTCTACCCTGGCAGAACGTCTTGGGTACAGAGGAATTGATGCACACTGGGCTGTCACGCCCAATGATGCCATCTCCATGCTGTCCAATCAAAATTATGACATTGCTGTTCTGGATGTGCAGATGCCGGAGATGAACGGTTTTGAGCTTAAGGAGCAGATGGAGGCGATATGTCCCGAACTCAAGTTTATTTTTATGACCGGCCATGGGTCTGAAGAGTGTTACTATGAAGGATGTTCCCAGACCGGAGAGGCTTTTTATCTTGTAAAGCCTGTGGAAATTGACAGTCTGATTGAAAAGCTCAACCAGATCATGCTTGATGGAGGAAAAAATTGA
- the purU gene encoding formyltetrahydrofolate deformylase, translating into MYILCLNCDDRPGIVAAVANALCDSNCNIEESSQFDDPYSNQFFMRVMFSAVTEGAEEKFRNMFEAVSEEFGMNWYMREMDEPVKTLVLVSKDDHCLNDIIYRWRTKHLNIEIVGVVSNHTVNQELCEQFGLKFYYVPTQGVDKNEIDERHFRVIEKTGTELIVLARYMQILSENMCERYAGRVINIHHSFLPGFKGAKPYHQAYERGVKLIGATAHFVTENLDEGPIIEQDVMRIDHRDYPEKLQIRGQDTEARVLARAIEMYAERRIFLHGTRTVIL; encoded by the coding sequence TTGTACATACTTTGCCTGAATTGCGATGATCGTCCGGGAATTGTTGCTGCGGTTGCGAATGCTTTGTGTGATTCAAATTGTAATATTGAAGAATCTTCACAGTTTGACGATCCATATTCCAACCAGTTTTTTATGCGCGTTATGTTTTCTGCCGTAACTGAAGGGGCGGAGGAAAAGTTTAGAAATATGTTTGAGGCTGTGTCCGAGGAATTCGGCATGAATTGGTATATGAGAGAAATGGATGAGCCGGTCAAAACCCTTGTTCTGGTATCAAAAGATGATCATTGTTTGAACGATATTATCTATCGCTGGAGGACAAAGCATCTTAACATTGAAATAGTGGGTGTAGTCTCCAATCATACAGTAAACCAGGAGCTTTGCGAGCAATTTGGGCTTAAGTTTTATTATGTGCCCACGCAGGGGGTTGATAAAAATGAGATCGATGAACGACATTTTAGGGTTATCGAGAAAACGGGTACGGAGCTCATTGTGCTTGCGCGCTATATGCAGATCCTTTCTGAGAATATGTGCGAGAGATATGCCGGGCGGGTGATCAATATTCATCACTCATTCCTGCCGGGCTTCAAAGGTGCAAAGCCCTATCATCAGGCATATGAGCGCGGTGTGAAGCTTATCGGGGCAACCGCACATTTTGTTACGGAGAATCTTGATGAAGGGCCGATTATAGAGCAAGACGTCATGCGTATTGATCATCGAGATTACCCGGAAAAGTTACAAATTAGAGGGCAGGATACAGAGGCCAGAGTGCTCGCCCGCGCGATCGAAATGTACGCCGAAAGACGGATCTTTCTGCACGGGACTAGAACGGTTATTTTGTAG
- a CDS encoding HAMP domain-containing histidine kinase, with protein sequence MKYTAQEITDQCGPAYFGRMGAAISHDIKNCLAIMNENAGLMSDHLMMAQKGVPLDTERFSGIVQRIEKQIGRADGIVKSLNTFSHSMDKPEQQIDLDEALELALGLGAKIIANKGIKVDHTQASGKLYVNGSLFFLLFLIWAILENVTENLASGAVLNISSKEDENNQICLSFQCEQPFASNFDQQANSQALDLFQAKIVLDDQYTKAELVFGK encoded by the coding sequence TTGAAATACACAGCCCAGGAAATTACGGATCAATGTGGCCCGGCTTATTTTGGCCGGATGGGGGCAGCCATATCCCATGATATTAAAAACTGCCTGGCCATCATGAATGAAAATGCAGGACTGATGTCTGATCATCTTATGATGGCCCAAAAGGGTGTTCCTCTTGATACCGAGCGTTTTTCGGGAATTGTCCAGCGTATTGAAAAACAGATCGGCCGGGCTGATGGTATCGTAAAATCCCTTAATACCTTTTCCCACAGTATGGACAAGCCGGAACAACAGATAGATCTGGATGAGGCGCTGGAGCTTGCCCTTGGTCTTGGCGCTAAAATCATTGCCAATAAAGGCATCAAGGTGGATCATACCCAGGCTTCCGGCAAACTTTATGTCAATGGATCACTTTTCTTTTTATTATTTCTAATTTGGGCAATTTTAGAAAATGTAACGGAAAACCTTGCATCAGGTGCCGTTCTCAATATATCCTCTAAGGAAGATGAGAATAATCAAATTTGCTTAAGTTTTCAGTGTGAACAGCCTTTTGCCTCTAATTTTGATCAGCAGGCAAACAGTCAGGCCTTGGATTTATTCCAAGCGAAAATTGTATTGGATGATCAGTATACCAAGGCTGAGCTGGTATTTGGCAAGTAG
- a CDS encoding response regulator, whose product MSILTFFSGSYCGKASIISDVIDQSGFKLLSDNDLVDSASRLSGMSEKKIARSFLEKKSVFNKFTHEKERSIAYLRLAMAERMSQDDFVIDGFTSLLIPASISHVLRICLIADKAYRIEQAMKAQNLSEKDAANLILKNDESYSAWSNTLYKITDPWDASLYDIILPTDKMTKDEAVSLILENLKNEVIQSTKASRKAADDFALAARVEVALSKEGHSIGVSARDGLVTLTINTNVLLLGKLEEELKNIAQQVEGVSSVETRIGKGFYQADIYRKFDFEVPSKVLLVDDEREFVQTLSERLQMRDVGSAIAYDGESALNLVEADEPDVMILDLKMPGIDGIEVLKKVKASRPEIEVIILTGHGSDADRDICMKLGAFAYLQKPVDIEELSRNLKAANEKIQQKQN is encoded by the coding sequence ATGTCTATACTGACATTTTTCAGTGGTTCATATTGCGGCAAAGCGTCAATCATTTCAGATGTTATTGATCAAAGCGGATTTAAACTGTTGTCAGACAATGATCTGGTAGACTCGGCCAGCCGGTTGTCCGGAATGTCCGAAAAGAAAATTGCTCGGTCATTTCTTGAAAAAAAATCGGTGTTCAATAAATTCACCCATGAAAAAGAGCGCTCCATTGCTTACCTGCGCCTGGCCATGGCAGAGCGAATGTCCCAGGATGATTTCGTGATTGATGGATTTACAAGTCTTTTGATCCCAGCTTCGATAAGTCATGTATTAAGAATCTGCCTGATTGCAGACAAGGCATATCGAATTGAACAGGCCATGAAAGCGCAAAACTTAAGTGAAAAAGATGCCGCCAATCTGATATTAAAGAATGACGAATCTTACAGTGCATGGTCTAATACGCTTTATAAGATTACCGATCCCTGGGATGCTTCCCTTTACGACATTATTCTGCCCACGGACAAAATGACCAAAGATGAGGCAGTATCCCTGATTCTTGAAAATTTGAAAAATGAAGTGATTCAGTCCACCAAGGCGTCCAGGAAGGCTGCCGATGATTTTGCCCTGGCAGCACGGGTAGAAGTGGCATTGTCCAAAGAAGGCCATTCCATAGGCGTCAGCGCCCGGGACGGACTGGTCACTTTGACAATCAATACCAATGTTCTTCTTTTAGGAAAACTTGAAGAAGAGCTCAAAAATATTGCACAACAGGTTGAAGGGGTCTCTTCGGTTGAAACTCGAATCGGTAAGGGTTTTTACCAGGCAGATATCTATCGCAAGTTCGATTTCGAAGTACCGTCAAAAGTTCTTTTAGTGGATGACGAACGTGAATTTGTACAGACCCTTTCCGAAAGACTGCAGATGCGTGACGTGGGTTCCGCAATCGCCTATGACGGTGAATCCGCTTTAAATCTTGTCGAAGCGGATGAACCTGATGTAATGATTCTAGATTTAAAAATGCCGGGTATTGACGGTATTGAAGTGCTTAAAAAGGTCAAGGCCTCCAGGCCTGAAATCGAAGTCATCATTCTGACAGGCCATGGATCAGATGCTGACAGAGATATCTGCATGAAGCTTGGTGCCTTTGCCTATCTGCAAAAGCCTGTGGATATAGAAGAGTTAAGCCGGAATTTAAAGGCTGCCAATGAAAAAATACAGCAAAAACAAAACTAA
- a CDS encoding FmdE family protein: MPELPRDKKKLFQKCVEFHGHLCPGLAFGFQAAMAGMDLISETRALDEDIVAIVETDACGTDAIQVITGCTFGKGNFIFKDYGKTAFTFVSRNSGKGVRIAKKYAPEPLLGARHQALIQLIRKNKAGKADHDEFWDLHRAKAMEILEQAPEHLFTITEIKVPIPPKAKIEPSHQCDRCKEPTMASKLIQADGCFFCQDCMTDMNLK; this comes from the coding sequence ATGCCAGAATTACCCAGGGATAAAAAAAAATTGTTTCAAAAATGTGTTGAATTTCATGGCCATTTGTGTCCGGGGCTTGCATTCGGGTTCCAGGCGGCTATGGCCGGTATGGATTTAATTTCAGAAACACGGGCACTGGACGAGGACATTGTGGCCATTGTTGAAACAGATGCCTGCGGAACAGATGCAATTCAGGTTATTACGGGATGCACCTTTGGCAAGGGCAATTTCATTTTCAAAGATTATGGAAAAACCGCATTTACCTTTGTGAGCAGAAATTCTGGCAAAGGCGTTCGCATTGCTAAAAAATACGCTCCTGAACCTCTTCTGGGGGCGAGGCATCAGGCATTGATACAACTGATAAGGAAAAATAAAGCCGGTAAGGCGGATCATGACGAGTTCTGGGATCTTCACCGGGCAAAGGCCATGGAAATTCTTGAACAGGCGCCTGAACACCTTTTCACCATCACCGAGATAAAGGTCCCCATACCCCCAAAAGCAAAGATAGAGCCGTCGCATCAGTGTGACAGGTGCAAAGAACCCACCATGGCCTCCAAACTAATCCAGGCTGACGGCTGTTTTTTTTGCCAGGATTGTATGACGGATATGAATTTGAAATAA
- a CDS encoding universal stress protein, with the protein MNYKLLHIFRNTPFGRETFLQSLYFCKKINAHPVVYIPKTDKFLMYFSNDVVQVNLDNSFLAFPDTAHEHVIALFDEAGIPPRFYEPKDFTASTLPDISSQFDYMCSPRSISDRSSKIGLGLLGPKVRRMIKQATFPILIASPVFKAWKSISVFFGGSSNAMNALVLGLKIAIASGFPLKIYTVLEKDSEEVYRDMVRGSELEELVDQYVNEWCFYESSGFDRMLYEVPHDSLIVLGAYGHGVIKEILLGSKMEYIQSTVTNNLLVTGPNCRISLK; encoded by the coding sequence ATGAATTATAAACTGCTCCATATTTTCAGGAATACCCCCTTTGGTAGGGAAACCTTTTTGCAGTCCCTGTATTTTTGTAAAAAAATTAATGCCCATCCTGTTGTCTATATACCTAAAACAGATAAATTTTTAATGTATTTTTCCAATGATGTGGTTCAGGTGAATCTGGACAACTCATTTTTAGCCTTTCCGGATACAGCCCATGAACATGTTATTGCGCTTTTTGATGAGGCCGGGATTCCGCCCAGATTTTATGAGCCAAAAGACTTTACCGCTTCCACCCTGCCGGATATATCCAGTCAGTTCGATTATATGTGCTCTCCGCGTTCAATCAGCGATCGGTCATCCAAAATAGGACTGGGGCTCCTGGGTCCCAAGGTAAGACGGATGATAAAGCAGGCCACCTTTCCCATTCTGATTGCAAGTCCTGTGTTCAAAGCATGGAAAAGCATATCCGTATTTTTCGGCGGATCATCCAATGCCATGAACGCCCTTGTTCTGGGGCTGAAAATTGCCATTGCTTCGGGATTTCCTTTGAAAATATATACCGTACTTGAAAAGGACAGCGAGGAAGTTTATCGGGATATGGTCCGGGGTTCGGAACTTGAGGAACTTGTGGACCAGTATGTGAACGAATGGTGTTTTTATGAATCTTCGGGATTTGACCGGATGCTGTATGAGGTGCCCCACGACTCACTGATCGTTCTTGGCGCCTATGGACACGGAGTAATTAAAGAGATTCTTCTGGGAAGTAAGATGGAGTATATCCAGTCCACGGTTACCAACAACCTGCTGGTGACGGGTCCTAATTGCCGTATATCTCTTAAATAG
- a CDS encoding PTS sugar transporter subunit IIA, whose product MEILISELCKSLGVSRTTIERWIRQGKLPVSQKGRTYSFHARDLKNWAAKSHISLNLKPRPVQDPEAEVQVSLSTALETGGVYHDIDTGPDVPSVINACVERIKAVPDNCKTDLARQLVKREEALSTGVGGGIAIPHPRTPLKYLEQPMVATCFLKHPVDYHALDKQPVSTLFFILFPELKFHLHLLSSLSLCLRNRQFSEFLKTCPEQSELIERIDTLHLTQKM is encoded by the coding sequence ATGGAAATTCTAATATCTGAGTTATGCAAGTCTTTAGGTGTATCCCGTACAACCATAGAGCGCTGGATCCGCCAGGGAAAGCTGCCTGTGTCCCAAAAGGGAAGAACCTACAGCTTTCATGCCAGGGATTTAAAAAACTGGGCTGCAAAAAGCCATATTTCTCTTAACCTGAAACCTCGCCCTGTCCAAGACCCTGAAGCCGAAGTGCAGGTCTCTTTGTCCACTGCCCTTGAAACCGGCGGCGTGTATCACGATATTGACACAGGACCGGATGTGCCGTCCGTAATTAACGCATGCGTTGAAAGAATTAAGGCCGTTCCGGATAATTGCAAAACGGATCTTGCCCGACAGCTTGTTAAAAGGGAAGAGGCTTTATCTACAGGGGTTGGCGGAGGCATTGCCATTCCCCACCCAAGGACACCCCTTAAATATCTTGAACAGCCTATGGTTGCTACCTGCTTTCTTAAACACCCTGTGGATTATCATGCATTGGATAAACAGCCTGTATCTACTCTCTTTTTCATCCTGTTCCCGGAATTAAAATTCCACCTTCATCTGTTATCCTCTCTTTCTTTATGTTTACGGAACAGGCAGTTCAGTGAATTTTTAAAAACCTGCCCGGAACAATCCGAATTGATCGAAAGAATTGATACCCTGCACCTGACCCAAAAGATGTAA
- a CDS encoding chloride channel protein has protein sequence MSKLKQTYNSFYAKFFLFDDRFVLMTAGAVVGIFAGLAAVALRLSLATVLEFLAPYRQYAWAFILPGIGALFSFLFLDKVMREGAGHGVPEVIYAVSRRGGLLRFRSTFSRLISSFLTIASGGSAGPEAPVVMSGSAIGSNIAKFLGLNDRQRMTLVGCGTAGAIASIFHAPVAGLIFSIEIILGEWKFVNIIPIAIAAVAGAQVCEAIIPTKELFQPPPFSIFTGDILGSIGLALFTAVISVIFTRTLRKVGGLAKRTPVSPWLRAMIGGCAVGSIGIFMPMVLGEGYHPIMEMVGGTFPMAFWLIFIGIFLKIFVTAITLGWGGSGGIFAPCLLIGSLSGVVFYKAMMFIFPNAAVTSEGAYALLGMAGIMSGVMQAPLSSIFLIAEITGGYEAILLLLLVSSISSTLSHIIEPASFYFKDLIERGEFMRPGTDARILSDLSLNEIIDTNYTAVSENMVFREFINIIRNSDRNHYPVISDETGDYLGLVRVSNIRKYALDPAFYDMIFLNQIMDTDMVTASVDDNLHDVLEFMETFNIDHIPVVDHHRFSGMISKARILDLYRRELIMQTNIQ, from the coding sequence ATGAGCAAGCTTAAACAAACCTATAATTCTTTTTATGCAAAATTTTTTCTTTTTGATGACCGGTTTGTGCTGATGACTGCCGGCGCAGTTGTCGGTATCTTTGCAGGTCTTGCAGCCGTGGCATTAAGACTGTCCCTGGCTACAGTTCTTGAATTTCTTGCACCGTACCGACAATACGCCTGGGCGTTTATCCTGCCTGGCATCGGAGCCCTTTTCTCATTTTTATTTCTTGATAAAGTGATGCGGGAAGGCGCAGGCCATGGTGTACCCGAAGTCATATATGCCGTATCCAGACGCGGCGGGCTTTTGAGGTTTCGTTCCACCTTTTCCAGGCTTATATCCAGTTTCTTAACCATTGCCAGTGGCGGCTCTGCAGGTCCTGAGGCTCCGGTTGTCATGAGCGGGTCTGCCATAGGATCCAATATCGCTAAATTTTTAGGCCTGAATGACCGGCAGCGCATGACCTTGGTGGGCTGTGGTACGGCAGGCGCCATTGCTTCAATTTTTCACGCCCCTGTGGCCGGGCTTATTTTTTCCATTGAGATCATTCTTGGGGAATGGAAATTTGTCAATATCATTCCCATTGCCATTGCTGCTGTGGCCGGCGCGCAGGTTTGTGAAGCCATTATCCCCACAAAAGAGCTTTTCCAGCCTCCCCCTTTCAGTATTTTTACAGGTGATATTTTAGGCAGCATCGGGCTTGCCCTGTTCACCGCCGTGATATCCGTTATCTTTACACGGACACTCAGAAAGGTTGGTGGATTAGCCAAACGAACACCTGTATCCCCCTGGCTTCGGGCAATGATCGGCGGCTGCGCTGTGGGTTCCATTGGAATTTTTATGCCCATGGTGCTGGGTGAAGGGTATCATCCGATCATGGAAATGGTGGGGGGCACTTTTCCCATGGCATTCTGGCTCATATTTATCGGTATTTTTTTAAAAATATTTGTCACGGCCATCACCCTTGGCTGGGGAGGCTCCGGCGGCATCTTTGCGCCTTGCCTGCTCATCGGCAGCCTTAGCGGAGTAGTGTTTTACAAGGCCATGATGTTTATTTTCCCAAATGCCGCAGTGACTTCAGAAGGCGCTTATGCTCTTTTAGGTATGGCCGGTATCATGTCCGGAGTTATGCAGGCCCCATTAAGCAGTATTTTTCTGATTGCAGAAATTACCGGCGGCTACGAGGCCATTTTACTTTTGCTGCTGGTTTCTTCCATTTCGTCTACGTTAAGCCATATTATTGAACCGGCTTCTTTTTATTTCAAGGACCTCATTGAACGCGGTGAATTCATGCGGCCCGGGACAGATGCAAGAATTTTATCGGATTTAAGCTTAAACGAAATCATTGACACCAACTACACCGCTGTATCGGAAAATATGGTTTTCAGAGAATTTATCAATATAATCCGCAATTCGGACCGTAACCATTACCCGGTTATATCAGATGAGACCGGCGACTATTTAGGGCTGGTTCGGGTTTCAAATATCAGGAAATATGCCCTGGATCCAGCCTTTTATGACATGATCTTTCTTAACCAGATCATGGATACGGATATGGTGACAGCATCCGTTGACGACAATCTCCATGATGTACTGGAATTTATGGAAACCTTTAACATTGATCACATCCCGGTGGTGGATCACCACAGATTTTCCGGGATGATTTCCAAGGCACGAATACTTGATCTGTACCGCAGGGAACTGATCATGCAGACCAATATACAATGA
- a CDS encoding response regulator has protein sequence MSEKVLIIDDEQEFTEALAERMTNRGMDVSTSSSAIEGLQSVEEKVFDVVVLDLQMPEMDGIETLKILKKKNPELQVILLTGHATVEKGIEAMKLGAMDLLEKPADLTTLTEKIKKAQAKRIILVEKKAEKRIKEIMETRGW, from the coding sequence ATGAGTGAAAAAGTTTTAATCATAGATGACGAACAGGAGTTCACAGAAGCCCTGGCAGAGAGAATGACGAACCGGGGAATGGACGTGAGCACGTCGAGTTCCGCCATTGAAGGCCTGCAAAGCGTTGAAGAAAAAGTTTTTGACGTGGTGGTCCTTGACCTGCAGATGCCGGAAATGGATGGCATCGAAACTTTAAAAATTCTAAAAAAGAAAAATCCTGAGCTTCAAGTGATTCTTTTGACCGGGCATGCCACGGTTGAAAAAGGTATAGAGGCCATGAAGTTAGGTGCCATGGATTTGCTTGAAAAACCGGCTGACCTGACGACCCTGACTGAAAAGATCAAAAAAGCCCAGGCCAAAAGGATAATCCTGGTGGAGAAAAAAGCGGAAAAAAGAATCAAGGAAATCATGGAAACCCGGGGATGGTAG